From a single Candidatus Defluviilinea gracilis genomic region:
- a CDS encoding Glu/Leu/Phe/Val dehydrogenase, with product MAGQINAFQIAQAQFDHVAEQLKLDAGVREVLRVPTREFTFRIPVRMDDGSLSVFTGFRVQHSDVRGPSKGGIRFAADETLDTVRALAMWMTWKCAVVDIPLSGGKGGIVVDPSKLSVNEKEHLCRGWVQQMIRNIGPRQDIPAPDVGTNAQMMGWMMDEYSKLSGEFTPGAFTGKPVGSGGSQGRTEATGFGVIYNIREAMKRRNIDPKNSVAAIQGFGNVAQHAAMGFVEILGGKVACVSCWDRNDKKSYTYSHKDGVDAKFLLSITDQYGTVDKAKATEAGYVAEDGDAWLSKEVDVLIPAAIENQINAETVKKISSRLKIMAEGANGPTTPEADEFFKEKGIFLVPDFLCNAGGVTTSYFEGVQNDMNFYWSKQEVLGRLDEKITDAFNAVYEMSEKKNVYMRDAAYMVAIQRVVDAMQMRGWLQGDW from the coding sequence ATGGCTGGACAAATCAATGCTTTCCAGATCGCACAGGCGCAATTCGACCATGTAGCGGAACAGTTAAAACTCGACGCCGGCGTGCGCGAGGTCTTGCGTGTGCCTACGCGCGAGTTCACCTTCCGCATCCCGGTGCGGATGGACGACGGCTCGCTCAGCGTGTTCACCGGCTTCCGCGTGCAACACAGCGACGTGCGCGGACCCAGCAAGGGAGGCATCCGCTTTGCGGCAGACGAGACCCTCGACACCGTGCGCGCCCTCGCCATGTGGATGACGTGGAAATGCGCGGTGGTGGACATCCCTCTCAGCGGCGGAAAAGGCGGCATCGTCGTTGATCCTTCCAAACTTTCAGTCAACGAAAAAGAACATCTCTGCCGCGGCTGGGTACAGCAGATGATCAGAAATATCGGGCCGCGGCAAGACATCCCCGCGCCGGACGTGGGCACCAACGCCCAGATGATGGGCTGGATGATGGACGAGTATTCGAAATTATCCGGTGAATTTACGCCCGGCGCGTTCACCGGCAAACCGGTCGGGAGCGGCGGTTCGCAGGGACGCACCGAAGCGACCGGCTTTGGCGTGATCTACAATATCCGCGAAGCGATGAAACGCCGCAATATCGATCCGAAGAATTCTGTGGCGGCGATCCAGGGCTTTGGCAATGTGGCGCAACATGCCGCCATGGGGTTCGTCGAAATCCTTGGCGGAAAAGTAGCCTGCGTTTCCTGCTGGGACCGCAACGATAAAAAATCATACACGTACAGCCACAAAGACGGCGTGGACGCAAAATTCCTGCTTTCGATCACCGATCAATACGGCACAGTGGATAAAGCAAAAGCAACCGAGGCGGGTTACGTGGCAGAAGACGGCGACGCGTGGCTCTCAAAAGAAGTGGATGTCCTCATCCCTGCCGCCATTGAAAATCAGATCAACGCCGAGACGGTGAAGAAAATTTCCAGCCGCTTGAAGATCATGGCAGAAGGGGCGAACGGTCCCACCACGCCCGAAGCGGATGAATTTTTCAAGGAAAAAGGCATCTTCCTCGTCCCCGACTTTTTGTGCAACGCGGGCGGCGTCACCACCTCTTACTTCGAAGGCGTGCAGAACGATATGAACTTCTACTGGTCGAAGCAAGAAGTGCTCGGGCGGCTGGACGAAAAGATCACCGATGCCTTCAACGCCGTGTATGAAATGTCGGAGAAAAAGAACGTCTACATGCGCGACGCGGCATACATGGTCGCCATCCAACGCGTGGTAGACGCGATGCAAATGCGCGGCTGGCTTCAAGGCGATTGGTAA
- a CDS encoding cupin: protein MNTPHVTRWAGSAAPTESTLTRLCADEGLHPYTWSNGPHDTYAAHSHSYDKVIYVLRGSITFGLPELGQSLELHAGDRLDLPAGVAHNAQVGAEGVVCLEGHKGREGESGCPRRPERVEGSK from the coding sequence ATAAACACGCCTCATGTCACCCGTTGGGCTGGTTCAGCCGCCCCAACCGAATCCACACTGACGCGTTTGTGCGCGGATGAAGGTTTGCATCCTTACACGTGGTCGAATGGACCGCACGATACCTACGCGGCACATTCCCACTCATACGACAAAGTCATCTACGTCCTGCGCGGTTCGATCACATTCGGTTTGCCGGAGTTAGGTCAATCACTGGAGTTGCATGCGGGCGACCGGCTCGACCTGCCTGCCGGGGTTGCGCACAATGCCCAAGTCGGCGCGGAGGGGGTGGTCTGCCTGGAGGGACACAAAGGTCGAGAGGGTGAATCAGGTTGCCCGCGCCGCCCTGAGCGTGTCGAAGGGTCGAAATGA
- a CDS encoding glyoxalase: MTILSIHHVQLAMPADQEDSARAFYVHILGLTEIPKPAELAKRGGIWLQNVPPDPTAVELLSDQPVVQIHLGIETDFRPARKAHPALLVDDLDTLIEKIQVAGYEWDLSQPPLEEFKRAHVFDPFGNRIELMEKI, from the coding sequence ATGACCATCCTCTCCATCCACCACGTTCAATTAGCCATGCCCGCGGATCAAGAAGATTCAGCGCGGGCATTTTATGTTCACATTCTTGGGCTAACCGAAATTCCCAAACCTGCTGAGCTCGCCAAACGCGGGGGTATCTGGCTTCAAAATGTTCCTCCCGATCCGACAGCAGTTGAACTGCTGTCGGATCAACCTGTTGTTCAAATCCATCTCGGCATCGAAACCGATTTCCGCCCGGCGCGCAAGGCGCACCCCGCACTCCTCGTGGATGATCTTGATACGCTCATTGAAAAGATCCAAGTGGCGGGCTACGAATGGGACTTGTCACAGCCTCCGCTGGAGGAATTCAAGCGCGCGCATGTGTTCGATCCCTTTGGGAATCGGATCGAGTTGATGGAGAAGATATAA
- a CDS encoding rhodanese-like domain-containing protein, whose product MPKTRIFLAISILILATLACNALSPTAQPTPVIILEPGNPSTPSNLPATEADVPRISLEEAYTAYVAGAAIIVDVRGTEAYSEKHVVGALSIPLDRFEIDINSVNLDKDQWIITYCT is encoded by the coding sequence ATGCCCAAAACAAGAATCTTCCTCGCCATTTCAATTCTCATCCTCGCAACACTTGCATGCAACGCGTTATCCCCAACCGCCCAGCCGACACCGGTCATTATCCTCGAGCCGGGGAATCCATCCACGCCTTCCAACCTGCCTGCCACCGAAGCGGATGTTCCGCGCATTTCGTTGGAAGAAGCGTACACGGCTTATGTCGCCGGCGCGGCGATCATCGTGGATGTGCGAGGCACGGAAGCATACAGCGAGAAGCATGTAGTAGGCGCGTTGTCCATTCCGTTGGATCGATTTGAAATTGACATTAATAGCGTCAACCTCGACAAAGACCAATGGATCATCACCTACTGCACCTGA